A window from Caldisericota bacterium encodes these proteins:
- a CDS encoding acyl-CoA dehydratase activase-related protein has protein sequence MIKVGIPRALLYYQYYPAWKTFFERLDTEVVVSPPTNKTMLNSGVSRAV, from the coding sequence ATGATTAAAGTGGGCATCCCCCGAGCTTTACTTTACTATCAATATTACCCTGCATGGAAGACTTTTTTTGAAAGACTAGATACAGAGGTAGTGGTATCACCACCAACTAATAAAACTATGTTAAATTCAGGAGTTTCACGAGCAGTT